A single window of Lutzomyia longipalpis isolate SR_M1_2022 chromosome 1, ASM2433408v1 DNA harbors:
- the LOC129796953 gene encoding uncharacterized protein LOC129796953 isoform X2, with protein MSDSDSDFNYPGTARGVRKSRILRRRRRVCESGESTIQLRSRRIIETPGEEDSDESQISTNNIENSESESEQEIPIVRRIRKPSLFEESSVDSSSGGEKCPICFSTLKEQEVGIPNTCTHMYCAKCIEEWSRDGKTCPIDRQAFSRLTILENIRSFKVVREVAMPENPEVISEQRIQASSVPLLPDGGVSDDEIPLAYRLLNGRENSTVNIDEDSNHSTSSGEKCPICFANFNDQEIGIPDSCGHKYCGRCIEEWSRTVRTCPIDRQTFTRITIVENSRSHNKIREICVSENPEVIAESELDDEIADNDVTYCMECNNSNHEESMLLCDSCNRGYHMHCLDPPLEEVPDGNWFCETCISCTGIEMLFQTRRPAQNRVRRTRSRRSRRTRSRRTCRIPLRSLVSGTHRGTGTTSNPETESVWEETPSLWERHRATVPRLALFGLRNELNYFVSDDESGDERVAVRSSGSVGVLVAPNRSRTSTVSSLQSRKRILNNIVTPRETTSVDLLSDILSEQETWHTISRRNNIKNVRISTDGSFDFSEVVPPKSDKPTEAAKKDPPPEIQAPMYNRGGRNSGGYFNNRQGGNRGGGGGGGNFRNNSNYGGNYQGNYQNSNFNQFNRGNSNFGNFQNSGRGSGRESFSNTFQSFQFRNNNNNNNNNNNQNPRGRQQYGQRLRGQPFMPNRFNQRNQNTRDNFDDFSNNVMCSNRPMSESDMNYSEMGNVDESDDRSHVLNLEITVPGQASNSLSDGNTEEDAASAIETIQTSNAMRDINTNYQDYDDECDDNNDNDDGEQQYNEQDDYTSGSQNENRSHDFRYPNVTPILPAPSAPSHFSGRDDEEDDCPNFSVYSAEAMKLANSFNEEPQDETEVQHGENQGYEENEEDLVQLDDDEENADATGRNEAKPPQEENSPYLKEISPEMSNEGNLGSSEQKDSDPQESENICDLQNIPIPAPPLESIPIPGEQQLATGQDAQKGPARREKKGVLELYDDSDWEELNLIKTDEDRPVIAETSAIPPAITQGEGKPAEEKENNTENDPRSYTPCLDENNQVAEAHKEDDDGDTIDISANPMDAGGIGGMDTELISDEDGVLNNGNAPVEPIPDTEKQDAQPESKKDVEEKKSGGKSRGKKSKEFKKLSRNNRDRNYRDRERGRERSRSRSFSNDKENDRRDSYSKRKEKRKDLARYDVRNVVEDRWQRRGRKDQYGRDTSRHRSLSSSPKRYSHSRSPSRRRSMSFSSRSPRRSLSRGRQPYRSRRSISRNRRNRRSNSRRRSPSRRRSPLRRRSFSRRRSLSRRRSLSRRRSFSRKRSLSPIRGKRDRSYGRSVSPARRYSRSRSLDNTRPIRGSRSRSRTKSPIVSDTFHQRRSRSPRLSPRRMDHTPSRERVKQPKRKKTSKDGRNRSKKSKKKHSSTEKHATPELRGSLHKRKGGGGTMDEAVVSKKSKKGGSRSRSKSWNGEGSRAASFSMSPPPGDNYEAGPTSWTPPLRENDTVREDFVGQSPPKEAQTKSRKKDKKRKQDKKHGDGYERRSKRAEKQPASKEVFASGNNILVSVSFNNDEPQPPQQTTIVTLPPTKDGLISKRKSDRGEGGGKKSRKEKSKRPGSKGRKKRIDSKPVAIIDLDRSPFKEITPSPKAVIVLSDSDGGDNGEKNKGGGTPRMNMRVDMMDDVDSRMGSGIERHEHISQPRSPNIEVDGSSFNMQSLGPKTPPEPEHIKFTLKPKNKAKNTRPNVLAEEDEEEIMSEPEEIERNNSSESVNKIGPNTPPEPAPCSPDAYDPFEPTKSPSQSRSPIPPADTSESVNQENSDKSGPPQTNEIQDLTEATAKHQGSAEKVMNPVDFVMALMNSTTHAQMAAESHNTSTESQQSVRISASPQEKPEEVSSKPSSSGITIISNVLIQPSKSTATSTPVTSSSISSNLLLMPPIQSQTGEKSPAKLSLITSSAGIKPSPMKTSTVFSKASSSSLISKLPLPKVGNANQSGSRHNGDQDVMEMDSPYSPASSDFDGLFDPPSEQSSSRQNLSRSANSSMNTNQSMQKPTPTKGATKSGGGGGGATDIFDSLFGATSPSGGNTSTTRSTQQKTKTTKTMARSQAKRSAIKGSKASTPIGLDEASMRIVDEVPGSAVELHFLRKLNRQERVVEEVKLVLKPHYNKKHITKDEYKDILRKAVPKICHSRTGEINPQKIQTLIEAYVRKFRIKRKMSGGQSGASGGAKNVKSLWA; from the exons ATGTCTGATAGTGATAGTGATTTCAATTATCCGGGAACAGCACGAGGAGTGAGAAAAAGTAGGATTCTACGGCGAAGGAGGAGGGTATGTGAGTCCGGAGAATCCACAATACAACTCCGTTCCCGGAGAATTATTGAGACACCTGGTGAGGAGGATTCCGATGAGTCCCAAATATCCACCAACAACATTGAGAATTCCGAAAGTGAGAGTGAACAAGAAATCCCCATTGTTCGGAGAATAAGGAAGCCAAGCTTATTTGAGGAGAGTTCCGTGGACAGCTCGTCGGGAGGTGAAAAGTGtccaatttgtttttcaacgCTAAAAGAGCAGGAGGTTGGAATACCCAACACCTGTACACACATGTACTGCGCCAAGTGCATTGAGGAGTGGTCCAGAGATGGTAAAACATGCCCAATTGATCGTCAAGCCTTCTCCCGGCTGACAATTCTTGAGAACATTCGTTCCTTCAAGGTGGTACGGGAGGTTGCAATGCCCGAAAATCCCGAAGTGATCAGTGAACAGAGGATTCAGGCATCCTCCGTACCTCTTCTCCCCGACGGTGGGGTGTCTGACGATGAGATTCCACTTGCCTATAGACTTCTCaatggaagagaaaattccacgGTGAATATCGATGAGGATTCCAATCATAGCACATCAAGTGGGGAGAAATGCCCAATTTGTTTTGCAAACTTCAATGATCAAGAGATTGGAATTCCCGATTCGTGTGGTCACAAATACTGCGGGAGATGCATTGAAGAGTGGTCTAGAACCGTAAGAACCTGTCCAATTGATCGTCAAACCTTCACACGAATAACCATCGTTGAAAATAGCAGGTCCCACAATAAAATTCGGGAGATTTGTGTCTCTGAAAATCCCGAAGTGATTGCTGAGAGTGAACTGGATGATGAGATTGCTGACAATGATGTGACGTATTGCATGGAATGCAACAATTCCAATCATGAAGAATCAATGCTTCTCTGCGATAGCTGCAATCGTGGATACCACATGCATTGCTTGGATCCACCACTTGAGGAAGTTCCCGATGGGAATTGGTTCTGTGAGACGTGCATTAGTTGCACGGGCATTGAGATGCTCTTCCAAACACGACGTCCTGCTCAAAATCGTGTCCGACGCACACGTTCGAGACGCTCAAGGCGTACAAGATCACGACGAACATGCAGAATTCCACTGAGATCTCTCGTCTCTGGCACGCACAGGGGCACGGGAACGACTTCAAATCCCGAGACGGAATCTGTCTGGGAGGAGACACCCAGTCTGTGGGAGAGACATCGCGCCACTGTGCCGAGACTCGCACTGTTTGGCTTGCGGAATGAACTTAATTATTTCGTGAGTGACGATGAGAGTGGCGATGAGCGTGTTGCTGTGCGAAGTAGTGGATCTGTGGGTGTCTTAGTTGCACCAAATCGTTCACGGACATCCACAGTGTCATCTCTGCAGAGTCGCAAGAGGATCCTGAATAACATTGTAACTCCACGGGAGACAACTTCCGTTGATTTACTCTCCGATATCCTCAGTGAGCAGGAGACGTGGCACACTATAAGTCGCAGgaataacattaaaaatgtgcgCATCAGCACTGATGGGAGCTTTGACTTTAGTGAGGTGGTCCCACCTAAGAGTGATAAACCCACTGAGGCAGCAAAGAAGGATCCACCACCAGAAATTCAAGCTCCAATGTATAATCGTGGAGGGAGAAATTCCGGAGGGTATTTCAATAATCGCCAGGGTGGCAATCGCGGCGGCGGCGGTGGTGGCGGCAATTTCCGCAATAACTCCAACTACGGTGGGAACTACCAAGGCAACTACCAAAACTCCAACTTTAATCAATTCAACCGAGGAAACTCCAATTTTGGCAATTTCCAAAATTCAGGACGTGGAAGTGGGAGGGAAAGTTTCTCAAATACCTTCCAATCATTTCAATTtcgcaacaacaacaacaataataataacaacaacaaccaAAATCCCCGTGGACGTCAGCAATATGGACAAAGGTTGCGTGGGCAGCCTTTCATGCCGAATAGATTCAACCAAAGGAATCAGAATACAAGAGACAATTTTGATGACTTTAGCAATAATGTAATGTGCTCGAATAGGCCTATGAGTGAAAGTGACATGAACTACTCAGAAATGGGTAATGTGGATGAAAGTGACGATCGTAGTCATGTACTTAATTTGGAGATAACAGTGCCAGGGCAGGCGAGCAATTCTCTCAGCGATGGGAATACCGAAGAAGACGCAGCCTCGGCTATTG AAACAATTCAAACCTCAAATGCAATGAGAGATATAAATACAAACTATCAGGACTATGATGATGAATGCGATGATAACAATGACAATGATGATGGGGAACAGCAGTACAATGAGCAGGATGACTACACGAGTGGTAGTCAAAATGAGAATCGTTCGCATGATTTTAGATATCCGAATGTGACACCAATTCTCCCAGCACCATCAGCACCTTCACACTTTAGCGGTAGAGACGATGAAGAGGATGACTGCCCGAATTTTAGCGTTTACTCCGCAGAAGCAATGAAATTAGCCAATAGCTTCAATGAAGAACCCCAAGATGAGACAGAAGTCCAGCATGGAGAGAATCAGGGATATGAAGAGAATGAAGAGGATTTAGTGCAGCTCGATGATGACGAAGAAAATGCCGATGCGACGGGTAGAAATGAAGCGAAACCTCCTCAGGAAGAGAATTCTccatatttgaaagaaatttcacCAGAAATGAGTAATGAAGGGAATTTGGGATCTTCGGAACAAAAAGATTCAGATCCACAGGAGTCAGAGAATATTTGTGACTTGCAGAATATTCCAATTCCAGCCCCACCTTTAGAAAGTATTCCAATTCCAGGAGAGCAGCAACTGGCTACAGGGCAAGATGCTCAAAAGGGTCCTGCGCGACGAGAGAAGAAAGGTGTTCTCGAATTGTACGATGACAGTGATTGGGAAGAGTTGAATCTGATTAAAACCGATGAAGATAGGCCCGTTATTGCTGAAACTTCAGCAATTCCTCCTGCTATTACTCAAGGGGAAGGGAAACCCGctgaagagaaggaaaataacACGGAAAATGATCCACGGAGCTACACACCGTGCCTTGATGAGAACAACCAAGTGGCAGAGGCACACAAAGAGGACGATGATGGTGATACAATTGATATTAGTGCTAATCCAATGGATGCCGGTGGAATAGGTGGAATGGATACGGAATTGATATCCGATGAAGATGGCGTTCTAAATAATGGAAATGCACCTGTTGAACCTATCCCAGATACAGAGAAGCAGGACGCACAGCCAGAGAGTAAGAAGGatgtagaagaaaagaagagtgGGGGGAAATCTAGAGGTAAAAAATcgaaagagtttaaaaaattaagtagaAACAATCGCGATAGGAATTATCGTGATAGAGAGCGAGGACGAGAGCGAAGTCGATCACGTTCGTTCTCTAATGACAAAGAGAATGATCGGCGTGATAGTTATTCAAAGAGGAAGGAAAAGCGAAAAGATCTAGCACGGTATGACGTTCGCAATGTCGTTGAAGATCGTTGGCAACGCAGGGGGAGGAAAGATCAATACGGGCGGGATACATCGAGACACAGAAGTTTATCATCATCTCCCAAACGCTATTCACACTCGAGATCACCATCACGAAGGCGATCAATGTCCTTCTCATCACGATCTCCACGACGATCTCTATCGAGAGGACGGCAACCGTATAGATCACGACGATCAATTTCACGAAATCGACGCAATCGACGCTCTAATTCGAGACGTCGCTCACCATCTCGTAGGAGATCACCACTGAGGAGACGCTCATTTTCACGAAGGAGATCCCTATCACGCAGGAGATCCTTGTCGAGGAGGAGATCTTTCTCACGCAAGCGATCACTTTCACCAATTCGTGGAAAACGAGACAGATCTTATGGTCGTTCTGTTAGCCCCGCTAGAAGATACTCACGATCACGTTCGCTTGATAATACAAGACCCATTCGGGGAAGTAGATCGAGGTCACGAACAAAATCTCCCATAGTCTCAGACACATTTCATCAGAGACGATCGAGATCCCCACGATTGTCCCCGAGGCGAATGGATCATACACCAAGTAGGGAACGTGTTAAGCAACCTAAGCGTAAAAAGACATCCAAGGATGGACGAAATAGATCGAAGAAATCCAAGAAGAAGCATTCATCGACGGAAAAGCATGCAACACCTGAGCTTAGGGGTTCATTGCATAAGAGAAAGGGAGGTGGAGGTACTATGGATGAAGCTGTAGTGTcgaagaaatcaaagaaaggTGGTTCGAGATCACGATCAAAATCATGGAATGGGGAAGGAAGTCGTGCTGCTTCGTTCTCAATGAGTCCCCCACCGGGAGATAACTACGAAGCTGGTCCCACCTCATGGACACCACCACTGAGGGAGAATGATACAGTTCGTGAGGACTTTGTTGGTCAATCACCACCCAAGGAAGCACAAACGAAGAGTCGCAAAAAGGACAAGAAGCGTAAGCAGGACAAAAAACATGGGGATGGCTATGAGAGACGCTCAAAGAGGGCTGAAAAGCAACCAGCTTCGAAGGAAGTTTTTGCTTCAGGCAATAATATTCTTGTGAGTGTGAGCTTCAACAATGATGAACCTCAACCGCCACAGCAGACAACTATAGTTACATTACCACCGACAAAGGATGGATTAATATCAAAAAGGAAGTCAGATCGTGGGGAAGGTGGTGGGAAGAAATCGCGTAAGGAGAAATCAAAGAGACCCGGGTCAAAGGGTCGCAAGAAGAGGATTGATTCGAAACCCGTAGCTATAATTGATCTCGATCGATCACCATTCAAAGAGATAACTCCCTCACCAAAAGCTGTGATTGTCCTGAGTGATAGTGATGGAGGGGATAATGGGGAGAAGAATAAAGGTGGTGGGACACCGAGAATGAATATGCGCGTCGACATGATGGATGATGTTGATTCGAGAATGGGGAGTGGAATTGAGAGGCATGAGCATATTTCTCAGCCACGATCCCCCAATATTGAGGTGGATGGTTCGTCATTCAATATGCAATCTCTTGGTCCGAAGACTCCGCCTGAACCGGAGCACATAAAGTTCACGCTAAAGCCGAAGAATAAGGCAAAGAATACACGACCAAATGTTCTTGCCGAAGAAGATGAGGAGGAGATTATGAGTGAACCGGAGGAGATTGAGCGGAATAATAGTAGTGAGAGTGTTAATAAAATTGGACCGAATACTCCACCGGAACCAGCACCATGTTCCCCAGATGCCTATGATCCGTTTGAACCGACAAAGTCTCCATCGCAGTCACGATCCCCAATCCCTCCAGCTGACACGAGTGAGTCGGTGAATCAGGAGAATAGCGACAAAAGTGGTCCACCACAGACGAATGAAATTCAAGATTTGACCGAAGCAACGGCAAAACATCAAGGCTCAGCGGAAAAAGTAATGAATCCCGTGGACTTTGTCATGGCTCTCATGAATTCAACAACACACGCCCAGATGGCGGCTGAAAGTCACAATACCTCAACTGAGAGTCAACAGAGTGTAAGGATATCGGCATCACCGCAGGAGAAGCCAGAGGAAGTGTCGAGTAAACCATCCAGTAGTGGAATAACTATAATTAGCAATGTCCTCATTCAACCATCTAAATCAACGGCAACCTCAACTCCCGTTACGTCGTCATCAATCTCTTCCAATCTCCTCCTCATGCCACCGATTCAGTCTCAAACGGGTGAGAAGAGTCCGGCTAAACTCTCATTAATCACTTCAAGTGCTGGCATAAAGCCATCACCAATGAAGACGTCCACAGTCTTCTCCAAGGCATCCTCATCCAGTCTGATCTCAAAGCTTCCATTGCCGAAAGTTGGGAATGCCAATCAGTCTGGCTCAAGGCACAATGGTGATCAGGATGTCATGGAAATGGATTCTCCCTATTCACCGGCTTCGAGTGACTTTGATGGGCTTTTCGATCCACCATCTGAACAGTCGTCGAGTCGgcagaatttatcacgaagtGCAAATAGCTCAATGAACACCAATCAATCCATGCAAAAGCCAACACCCACGAAGGGTGCCACTAAATCTGGCggaggtggtggtggtgcaaCAGATATTTTTGATTCACTCTTTGGCGCCACATCGCCAAGTGGTGGCAATACCAGCACCACACGTAGTACTCAACAGAAGACAAAAACCACAAAGACCATGGCGCGAAGTCAAGCCAAGAGATCTGCTATCAAag gaaGTAAAGCTTCAACACCAATTGGGCTGGATGAAGCATCAATGCGGATTGTGGATGAAGTTCCTGGTTCAGCTGTGGAGTTACAT TTCTTGAGAAAACTAAATCGCCAGGAACGCGTTGTGGAGGAAGTAAAATTGGTGCTGAAGCCTCATTACAACAAGAAACACATTACCAAAGATGAGTACAAGGATATATTGCGTAAAGCTGTTCCGAAg ATTTGTCACAGTCGTACGGGTGAGATAAATCCTCAGAAAATTCAAACTCTCATCGAGGCATATGTGAGGAAATTCCGCATCAAGAGAAAAATGTCCGGAGGTCAATCTGGTGCTTCCGGTGGAGCTAA aaaCGTTAAATCTTTGTGGGCgtaa